One window of the Deltaproteobacteria bacterium genome contains the following:
- the nuoE gene encoding NADH-quinone oxidoreductase subunit NuoE has protein sequence MFSQEIVERIEAATRKYPNRKSATMEALRIAQSVKGHLEEDDMREVARLLGVSPVDVLQVAAFYTMYNVRRPVGRYHIQVCRNISCSLLGAEHLIGHMERKLDIKLGGTTADGKFTLTTVECLGSCGTAPVMQINEDYYENLTAEKIDEILAGLD, from the coding sequence ATGTTTTCTCAAGAGATCGTAGAGCGCATAGAGGCGGCCACCAGGAAGTATCCCAACAGGAAGTCGGCCACCATGGAGGCCCTGCGCATAGCGCAGTCCGTCAAGGGGCACCTCGAGGAGGACGACATGCGCGAGGTGGCGCGGCTTCTCGGCGTCTCGCCCGTGGACGTGCTCCAGGTCGCGGCCTTCTACACCATGTACAACGTGCGCAGGCCCGTGGGCAGGTATCACATACAGGTCTGCCGCAACATATCGTGCTCGCTGCTCGGCGCCGAGCACCTCATCGGCCACATGGAGAGGAAACTCGACATAAAGCTCGGAGGCACCACGGCGGACGGCAAGTTCACGCTCACCACCGTCGAGTGTCTCGGCTCCTGCGGCACGGCGCCGGTCATGCAGATAAACGAGGACTACTACGAGAACCTCACGGCCGAGAAGATAGACGAGATACTGGCGGGTCTTGACTGA